A region of the Psychrilyobacter piezotolerans genome:
GCTGCAGGAGTGACCATTGCCGCCATTGAGAAGGGATTGGGAGATAACGCTAAAATCATTCGTACAATGCCAAATACACCTGCCTTCGTAGGTTCAGGGATGACCTCTATGAGTCCAAATAAAAATGTGACATCTGAAGAAGCTGCTATAGCTAAGCAGATTTTAGAGGGATTTGGAGAGGTGGAGGAGATTCCGGAAACTCTTATCCACAGTGTAATAGGTGTCAGCGGATCTGCTCCTGCCTATGTATTTATGTTTATAGAGGCCATGGCAGATGCTGCTGTTTTAGCAGGGATGCCTAGAAATAAGGCATATAAATTTGCCTCTCAGGCAGTGATGGGATCTGCTAAGATGGTCTTAGAAACCGGGATGCATCCGGGAGCCTTAAAAGATATGGTATGTTCCCCTGGAGGAACAACTATTGAAGCTGTGGCAGAATTAGAAAAAACAGGATTTAGATCTTCTGTAATTTCTGGAATGAGAAAGTGTATGGAAAAATCTAAAGAGATGAGTAAATAAAGTTTTTATTATAATCTACAGAAAAAAAGGAATAGGTCGCCCTATTCCTTTTTTAGCTTTTTAACTTTCTTCAATCACTTAGCCACCAATGAACACCAATTTTCACTAATAAAATTAGATACATTTAAATTTCTTTATTAAGTGATAGAGAAATTTAATATTCGTATATCGATTAGTGTAGATTAGTTGCAAAATGGTTAGAGGGTTTATATCTTTTGATATTCTACCCTGTTTCTGCCGTTATTTTTAGCCTTATAGAGCAGGTTATCTACTCTTTCCAAGGTCAAATCCAGGGTATCTGCTTTCATATTTCTTATAACCCCCATACTGGCTGTAACAACAACATCATTTTTCCATTTCATCTCTTCTATTTTTTTTCTCAAACGTTGGGCTATGATTATTCCTTCAGACAATACTGTATCGGGAAGTAAAATTAAAAATTCTTCCCCTCCATATCTTCCAAATTTATCCGTGTCTTTTATATTATATGATATTATTTTACAGACTTCCCTTAAAACTTCATCTCCAAACAAATGACCGAATTTATCATTTAATCTCTTAAATTTATCCAAGTCCAGCATTATCAGGGTATATTCTGATTTAAAGTTTTTTGATCTTTGAATTTCTACCTCTATAAAACTTATGATCGCTCTTCTATTATATATCTTAGTCAGTGGATCTGTTTTAGATATGTATTTTAATTCTGTTTCCCTCTTCACTATCTCATAGTTCATGTTTTTTATGGCATCTTTTATAATTTTTAATTCACTTTTTTCCCCTATCATCTCAGTCAATTTATCTATGTTTTTGGTATAATCCCCACTGGAAATACTGTTAACTATACAGGATAATCTATCCAGGGATCTATCAAAAAATTTACCGAAAATAAACAATATAGTGCTTATTATAAGTATAACTATCACTAATATCATAAACACCACATCTTTAAGTCGGTAGAGAGGTGCATTAAGATCTTTTTCAAAAACAACTCCTACTAAGACTGCATCTAGTTTTTTTAACTTATAGATATGATATATTACCTTCCCCTCGGGGGTATTTTTTTTAAATTCATGGATATTTAAATCCATATCAGCTATATAACTAAGTTTTTCTTTATCCTTATCCGAGCCAATAAGCATCCTGTTATTTTTATCTAAAACAAAAAAACTTCCTTTTTCTCCAATTTTATATTCCGATAAGGTTTTTGAGATTACAGACAGGTCCAGCAGGGCTGTCAACACTCCCTCTACTCTGCCGTTTACTTCTATCTTTTTAGAGATTGTAACTACAGGCTCTTTTGTCCCGACATGTATAAAGATTTCAGACAGGTAATAATCCTCTGAATTTAACGCTCCTATATACCAAGTTCTTGTGGTAGGATCATAATCAGATGGCAGATTTTGATCTCCTGCGTTTTTATCAAAAAATATTTGTTTTTCAGCTGTTCCGTAGGCTATAAATTTAACTGTATTTTCTAAGGTCGATAATTTCCCCATATGGTGGAGCATATGATCGGTTCTTTCTTTATCGCTGCCCCCATTACGGATCGCCTCTAAATAATTGTCTTCATTTTTATAAACCTCTTCCAAATAAATGAGCATTTCAAGACTATTTGATATTTTTTCATCTAGATATTTTTCTATAGTTCGGCTAATGAATTCAATTTTTTCCTCTTCCAGTTCCTCTAATTCTTCTGAAAAGATAAAATATGTAGCCATTGAAATTATTAATATGGGGATAATTGCCGTAAAAAAATTAACTAAATATATATTTTTTTTTAAGTTCATTTAATCACCTCGGTATAAATATACCTCATATGCTCGTCTTTCCTCCATTAAGCAGTATTTAAAATAATCTTGATAGGATTATAGTCTGAAAAGGAGTAGATATAGTGTAGTATCTAAAAGATTATTATAATTTAAATAACGAGGTGGAAATATGGAAAAAAGATTTGGTACATTTAATGGAGTTTTTCTCCCTACCTTCCTTACAATAATTGGCGTAATTTTTTATTTGAGGTTTGGATGGATAGTGGGTAATGCAGGAATATTAGGAACCCTGGGGATTGTTGTATTGGCTCACATCATCACTATCTCTACTGCTTTTTCAATGGCCAGTATCACTACTAATATGGAAGTGAAGGGGGGAGGAGCTTACTTTCTTATCTCAAGAAGTCTTGGTTTAGAAATAGGAGGGAGTATCGGGATTCCTCTATATTTATCCCAGGTAATATCGGTATCCCTTTATATCCTGGGATTTATAGAATCCGTTAAGCTTATATTTCCAGATATAAATACACTTTTACTTTCTGTGGGAGTCACGGTAATAATAGGGGTTATCTCCAGTATTGGAGCAGACCTTGCAGTAAAGATGCAATACGGTATATTCTGCCTTATCCTCCTTTCACTGGGTACAATTGTTAGTTCCGGCAGTTACGACTATGTCCCCAGGTCTTTCGGAACATATGTGGAAAGCGGTAATTTTTGGATGACATTTGCTGTTTTTTTCCCGGCAGTAACAGGTATCCTGGCAGGGGTCAGCATGTCCGGAGATCTCACCAATCCCAGAGAAAATATCCCCAAAGGTACATTTTATGCTATTGGAGTTACATTTTTAATCTACACACTCCAGATATTTTGGTTTGGATTCAACATTCCGGCAGAGGAGCTCATCAGCAATAAGCTGGTACTTATAAGTAAGGTTAATTTTCCTGTATTTATTATCGGCGGAATTTGGGCTGCGACCCTTTCTTCTGCTCTGGGAAGTATGATCGCGGCTCCGAGAACTATGCAGGCTCTGGCTAAAGATTCAGTTCTACCTTCAATTTTAGGCCGTGGAAGCGGTAAAGCTAACGAGCCTCGAATAGCTACTTTTATAAGTTTTATCATAGCGTTTATATTTATAATAATGGTCAACCTAAACTTTGTGGCTCCTGTTATCACCATGTTCTTTCTAAATACCTATGGGGCTATAAATATGGTTGTGACCCTGGAAAAATTAGTTGGCAACCCAAGTTTCAGACCGACTTTTAAAACTCATTGGGTAATATCTTTAATAGGAGCATTTGGATCTTATAGTGTGATGTTTTTAATCAATTTTACAGCTACGATTATATGTCTTGGTTTTACTCTTATGATCTACCTTTATATCAGTAAAAAAAATATTACTCGTACGTGGGGAGATCTGAGAGATGGACTATTGGTATCTATTATCAGGATGTGTCTTTTAAGACTTCGATTCAATAAAAAGCAGGAGAAAAACTGGAAACCTGATATCATTGTTTTCTCTGGAAATCCAAAAAATAGAAGTAATTTAATTTATTTGGCTAATCATTTTTCCAAGGGACGCGGAATAATTACTCTTGTCAGATTTATTTTTGGACATATAGAGGAGATGCAGGACAAAATTAAAGAGGCCAGAGAAAACTTAGATTCTTATCTGAAGGAAAATAAAATTTTAGCCTTTTCTGAAGTAGTCGTAGGAGAAAATATGGCAGATACTTTCCTCGAAACTGTACAATCCAGTGGTATTGGGCTTCTCAAGCCAAATACCGTTCTCATGGGAATGTCAAGGGATAAAGAAAATATCAAACCTCTTGTAGAATTTATGAGGAAAATTAATTATTTGAACAAAAACACCTTAGTATTTTGTCAAAATGAAGATGTAAATTTTTTCGAAGAAAAAAATTCTATTGATATTTGGTGGAGAGGTCTGGAAAACAATGGTAATCTTATGTTAACAATGGCCCACCTGATCGCCTTGAATGATGATTGGGAGGGTGCAAAAATAAGGCTTTTGAGTGTCGTGGATAATGAAGATAAAGTCGTCTATAGAAAAACTATTTTAGCTGAGATGCTTGTAACCTTAAGAGTTGATGCCCAAGTGGAGATTATAGTTTGCAAGGAAAATATCAACAAAACAATAAAAGAAAACTCCTCCGAGGCAAGTTTAGTTTTAATAGGCCTCAGCCTCCCTGAAAAAGATCATGAGATCTTATATTACAATAAACTTATGGATATGAGTGAAGGGCTCAACTCCGTTCTTTTTGTCAGAGGAAAATTAAATTAAAAAAAAGTAAAAACCAACTGACATAATTGTAGTTGGTTTTTACTTTTTTAATTTTTATTCTATATTTTTTCAAAGAATAATTTATCTATTGGAGAGTTTACAGGAATATTTTTTTTTATTTGTCTCCTCTTAAAACTTTATAATTATTTTTTTACAACTATAACTAAGTGTTCGGTAGCATCTCGCCTACTTTAATTTAATTACGGTAACAGTTGTTGTTTATGTGTTATAGAAGGAAATTATTATAAATTGAGTATATTCTATAAAATTCTTAACTGTTTCAACTTATTTTTTTATTGATTAAAAGGAGGTCAAAATGGAGAAAAGTGATCATGGTCTTTTTGTGCTAAGGTTGGGGTTGGGTTTATTTTTCCTGGTATTTGGTATTCTAAAATTTGTTAGTCATGGACCAATGTTAAATATGGTGTACCCGATGTTCTACAAAGGTATGGCAGTCTCTAATTATATTTATTTTTTAGGCGGGGTACAGATCTTGCTGGGAATAATGGTTATAATTGGATGGAAAACTTGTCTGGCTTCAACTATTTTAGCATTGATGCAGCTTTCAACCATTATAGTTACAGTGCCGAAAATTATTGCACCATTTAAGTTTGCAGAAGGAATGCCGCCTAACTTTTTATTTTTTGGTGCTATTCCAATTTTAGGGGCTTTAATTGCCCTGATGCTGATTGGACCTGGAAAAATGAGTTTAGAT
Encoded here:
- the proC gene encoding pyrroline-5-carboxylate reductase, with translation MNKKIGFIGCGNMGEAMLNGIIDSFDNSDKIYVFEKNEERQNELKKKYGVNISSTPLELVNSSEMILVAVKPDIFPLVMDDIRSAVDDTKVIISIAAGVTIAAIEKGLGDNAKIIRTMPNTPAFVGSGMTSMSPNKNVTSEEAAIAKQILEGFGEVEEIPETLIHSVIGVSGSAPAYVFMFIEAMADAAVLAGMPRNKAYKFASQAVMGSAKMVLETGMHPGALKDMVCSPGGTTIEAVAELEKTGFRSSVISGMRKCMEKSKEMSK
- a CDS encoding sensor domain-containing diguanylate cyclase produces the protein MNLKKNIYLVNFFTAIIPILIISMATYFIFSEELEELEEEKIEFISRTIEKYLDEKISNSLEMLIYLEEVYKNEDNYLEAIRNGGSDKERTDHMLHHMGKLSTLENTVKFIAYGTAEKQIFFDKNAGDQNLPSDYDPTTRTWYIGALNSEDYYLSEIFIHVGTKEPVVTISKKIEVNGRVEGVLTALLDLSVISKTLSEYKIGEKGSFFVLDKNNRMLIGSDKDKEKLSYIADMDLNIHEFKKNTPEGKVIYHIYKLKKLDAVLVGVVFEKDLNAPLYRLKDVVFMILVIVILIISTILFIFGKFFDRSLDRLSCIVNSISSGDYTKNIDKLTEMIGEKSELKIIKDAIKNMNYEIVKRETELKYISKTDPLTKIYNRRAIISFIEVEIQRSKNFKSEYTLIMLDLDKFKRLNDKFGHLFGDEVLREVCKIISYNIKDTDKFGRYGGEEFLILLPDTVLSEGIIIAQRLRKKIEEMKWKNDVVVTASMGVIRNMKADTLDLTLERVDNLLYKAKNNGRNRVEYQKI
- a CDS encoding amino acid permease, which produces MEKRFGTFNGVFLPTFLTIIGVIFYLRFGWIVGNAGILGTLGIVVLAHIITISTAFSMASITTNMEVKGGGAYFLISRSLGLEIGGSIGIPLYLSQVISVSLYILGFIESVKLIFPDINTLLLSVGVTVIIGVISSIGADLAVKMQYGIFCLILLSLGTIVSSGSYDYVPRSFGTYVESGNFWMTFAVFFPAVTGILAGVSMSGDLTNPRENIPKGTFYAIGVTFLIYTLQIFWFGFNIPAEELISNKLVLISKVNFPVFIIGGIWAATLSSALGSMIAAPRTMQALAKDSVLPSILGRGSGKANEPRIATFISFIIAFIFIIMVNLNFVAPVITMFFLNTYGAINMVVTLEKLVGNPSFRPTFKTHWVISLIGAFGSYSVMFLINFTATIICLGFTLMIYLYISKKNITRTWGDLRDGLLVSIIRMCLLRLRFNKKQEKNWKPDIIVFSGNPKNRSNLIYLANHFSKGRGIITLVRFIFGHIEEMQDKIKEARENLDSYLKENKILAFSEVVVGENMADTFLETVQSSGIGLLKPNTVLMGMSRDKENIKPLVEFMRKINYLNKNTLVFCQNEDVNFFEEKNSIDIWWRGLENNGNLMLTMAHLIALNDDWEGAKIRLLSVVDNEDKVVYRKTILAEMLVTLRVDAQVEIIVCKENINKTIKENSSEASLVLIGLSLPEKDHEILYYNKLMDMSEGLNSVLFVRGKLN
- a CDS encoding DoxX family protein; this translates as MEKSDHGLFVLRLGLGLFFLVFGILKFVSHGPMLNMVYPMFYKGMAVSNYIYFLGGVQILLGIMVIIGWKTCLASTILALMQLSTIIVTVPKIIAPFKFAEGMPPNFLFFGAIPILGALIALMLIGPGKMSLDKK